A region of the Cryptococcus neoformans var. neoformans B-3501A chromosome 6, whole genome shotgun sequence genome:
ACAAGAGACAAGTgtcaaaagaaaaggtttATATTCATTCCAATAGTTATTGCTGGGTACGGGTGCTTCCACTTTCTTGCCTTATGACggcttttctttctccctttcctACACTCTACGTTTCTCCCGAGTCAGTGcgaagaaaagggtgaTACCTTCTTTGCCAGCTCACCATGGGAACCCCGTAGGAGtaaaagggaagaagatctgCTCGAGGGTTCGAGATGCTATAGTGGGGGCTGAGATCATCACCGTCTGAACCTGCTCGAGACAATGCTCGCGAAGGGAACCCCGCTTGTAGTTTTAGGTAAAGCCCGTGAcctcctttcttctgccCCCCTCATGTGCTCGTGTCGTGTGATATGATTAGAGGGGAGAGGGgggcgaggagggaaggtCGCGGGTGTTGTATCCTTTTTCACTTGACGAAGGTAGGGACGATTCTAATAGGTGGTGCTAGGTCTTCTTGTTTGATTGCTTGGATCCTTATGACTTTGACTGCTGCCGTCTTGGCTGAGATTTGTGTTCGTCCTCTTTCtgcttctctttctcgGGGGACACCTGGGCTGACCGGATGGTATTGTTGATTCACAGTCTGCCCTTCCATTATCTGGCTCGATCTATATCTGGGCAGCCGAGGCAGCTGGCCCCAAGTATGCTCGATGTACGTCAAATCGTTCTATCCCACGTCTTTAGCAATCTTACAGGGTTTAGTGACTGGGTACATTGTCGCTTGGTGGGCTTGTACAGCATGGATGACATTCTGCGCTTCCGTCTGTCAAGTAAGTCCTAGCATCTTCAACAACCCATGTCCTACTAACTCCCGCATTCCTAGACGTCGGCCAACTACCTCCTATCCCTCCTTACCATCTACGAGATTCCCTTCCCCGGAGCTGACGGATTATCAACCTCTAACGTCAAGTTCCGTGCTGTCCAATGGGCTCTCTCCGAGGGTATACTCGGTCTCTGCATTGCGTTTAACTATTTGCCTCAAAAGTCGTATAGCTGGGTATTTAAAGGAAGTATGTGCTTGATGGCGGTGGATTTAATTTTGAATTTGACATGGTTGCCTGTGAGGGTTCACATGACATACGGATTTAGGAGCGCGAAGGAAGTGTTTACTTCACAATGTGAGTTCCCTGGTTTGCTTCGTCCTAAGCAATCGTACTTTTTACTAACAAATGATATGCAGATAATGGTACCGGTGCACCGGCAGGATGGAATTGGATGCTTTGCTTGTAAGCATTCTCCTTTACTCTTTCTCAAATTTACAGTTAACACAAACAGCCTTGTCGCAGCAGCTTCCATCACGGGCTTCGACGCTTCAGGCCATATCTCTGAAGAAACCCGATCCGCTTCAACCAAATCCGCCCGAGGCATCCTTacctctgccttcttctccggcTTATTCGCATTCGTCACTTCtgtcctctttctcttctgtACCCCGCCTCTCGACGTTTGGCACGAATTCACCGCACAGCAACCGTTTGTTCAAGTGTACGCTCTAGCTCTCGGTCGGGGGGGAGCGGTGTTCATGGCTTGTTTGGCTGTGGTTGGCTTGATGCTGAACACTTCTATTTCGATCGTTGCTTCCTCGAGATTGGTGTTCGCTGTAGCTCGTGATGGTGTTTTGCCTCTCAGCGGATGGGTGGGCAAGGTAacagaggatggaaggccAAAGAATGCAGTAACAGTCATGACGGTATTTGGGGCCTTGATTTTGTGTACAATTTTGCCAAGTACGGTGGCGTTTACGAGTTTGGTCAGTGCTGCTGGTACTCGTAAGTCCCTTTACCAGCTTCCTTGTGATTTGGAGAGTAAAGCTTGACATGCGGGCATGGGAATAGCCACTATCGCGGCGTATGCActcatctccttctgtcgactcttcatcactccCAATGAGTTTAAGAACAGCAAATTTAGTTTAGGGATGTGGGCGAAACCCTTCTACGTAATAGCGTTTGTTTGGAATTGTATCGTCTT
Encoded here:
- a CDS encoding hypothetical protein (Match to ESTs gb|CF194924.1|CF194924, gb|CF185022.1|CF185022, gb|CF184912.1|CF184912) — encoded protein: MSYIKNDALEESHQQGDFSPTLDEDAADLAKMGYKASLARRWGMLESFAASFCAMNFIACARSFIFLGIDAGGPAATRDKCQKKRSSCLIAWILMTLTAAVLAEICSALPLSGSIYIWAAEAAGPKYARLTGYIVAWWACTAWMTFCASVCQTSANYLLSLLTIYEIPFPGADGLSTSNVKFRAVQWALSEGILGLCIAFNYLPQKSYSWVFKGSMCLMAVDLILNLTWLPVRVHMTYGFRSAKEVFTSQYNGTGAPAGWNWMLCFLVAAASITGFDASGHISEETRSASTKSARGILTSAFFSGLFAFVTSVLFLFCTPPLDVWHEFTAQQPFVQVYALALGRGGAVFMACLAVVGLMLNTSISIVASSRLVFAVARDGVLPLSGWVGKVTEDGRPKNAVTVMTVFGALILCTILPSTVAFTSLVSAAGTPTIAAYALISFCRLFITPNEFKNSKFSLGMWAKPFYVIAFVWNCIVFATYISPFYFPVDASGFNYSVVIFGAVTIFGFLSWLLTKPETWLYQGRIQKMKEEAVVEMMGDDKDGQGKV